Within the Fischerella sp. PCC 9605 genome, the region TAATATGGGTAGATTGAATTATCCGTAATTTACCGTCAAACCAAGTACAACTACACAAAAAGTTTGGCAGCATCGCTTCCAGTGTTCTCTTGGCCTCGCCTTTGGCAAATATATTCTGCCACTTGTCACCCACGACCAGCTTGGGTATCTGGTTGGGATTGCGAATCGGGCAGGTAAAGCTGGGTTGCATTTGCAGGGTAAACCAGTAAAATGCATGTGGCCCAAGACTGAGGAAGTAAGGAGACTCGCCAATGGCAGGGAAGGCGCTGCGACCAAAAATTTCTACGGGAACCATGCCATTGAATGCAGACAGATCCAGTTCCACTGTCTGTACAAACCGCGACAGATTCGCCACAATCAAAATGTGTTCATCGTTGTAGTTGCGGGTGAAGGCAAGGACTTTGCGGTTTTCTGGATACAGAAACTCAAACGTACCGCGACCAAAAGCTTGATAACGTCCTCTGGTGGCAATTAGACGTTTTGTCCACCACCACAGAGAATTCGAGTTTGCCCGCTGTGCTTCGACGTTGATTGCTTCGTAGTGGTATTCTGGGTCTACAATCAAGGGAGCATAAAGCCTTTGGGGATTGGCACTGCTGAAACCTCCGTTTCTGTCAGGACTCCACTGCATCGGCGTGCGTACACCATTGCGATCGCCCAAATAGATATTGTCTCCCATGCCAATTTCATCACCGTAATACAATACGGGTGTTCCTGGCAGAGACATCAGCAAAGCATTCATCAACTCGATCCGCCGGCGGTTATTTCCCATCAAGGGTGCGAGACGGCGACGGATACCCAAGTTGATCCTTGCTTGCGGGTCTTGGGCGTAGACTTTGTACATATAATCTCGGTCTTCGTCGCTGACCATTTCCAAGGTCAGTTCATCATGGTTTCGCAAAAATAACGCCCACTGGCAATTATCGGGAATATGTGGTGTCTGTTGTAAAATATCAATGATTGGGAAGCTATCCTCCATATGCAGCGCCATATACAAACGCGGCATCAAGGGAAAGTGAAAATCCATGTGGCACTCATCCCCTTCCCCGTAATACTGCACCGCATCTTCAGGCCACTGGTTGGCTTCTGCTAGTAACATCCGGTTGGGAAACTTGTCATCGATGTGCAGGCGCAATTTCTTTAAAAACGCGTGGGTTTGGGGCAGGTTCTCACAATTAGTTCCCTCGCGTTCATAAAGATAAGGCACTGCATCCAAGCGTAGCCCATCCACACCCATTTCCAACCAGAAATCAACCACGTCAAATAACGCCTGCTGTACTACTGGGTTCTCGAAGTTCAAATCGGGTTGGTGAGAATAAAAGCGATGCCAATAGTATGCCTTGGCTACAGGGTCCCATGCCCAGTTGGAAGTTTCAAAATCCTTGAAGATGATCCGCGCTTCCTGATATTTCTCAGGAGTGTCACTCCAAACGTAAAAATCTCTCTCAGGACTTCCCGCTGGCGATCGCCGCGCCCGCTGAAACCAGGGGTGCTGGTCAGAGGTATGATTGACAATCAATTCAATGATGACGCGAATACCCCGTTGATGGGCGGCTGTTAAAAAAGCCTTAAAGTCCTCCAGATTACCGTAGATTGGGTTGACACTGGTGTAGTCGGCAATGTCATAGCCGTCATCGCGTAATGGTGAAGGGAAAAAGGGCAGTACCCAAACTGCCGTGACTCCCAAATCTTGGAGATAATCTAACTTCTGTGTTAGCCCGCAAAAATCGCCAATGCCATCGCTATCGCTGTCGGCAAAGGCTCTTACAGGCACTTCATAAATTACAGCATCTTTGAACCAAAGCGGATCGTCCTTCAATGTCGGATTTTGCATGTTTTATACAACCTACTGGCATAAGTTATTGTACTAAGGGGGCTCGCTGCCGTGTTTGAATTTTTTGACCTTTTCGTATTCCCTGATACCGATTTTCTTAGGATATTGTGATGAGTTTTCAAAGAGCAAGCGGAATTTTGTTACACCCTACTTGTCTACCCAGTCGATTTGGCATCGGTGATTTAGGTCAGTCGGCTTACGAGTTTGTGGATTTCTTGCAGAGAAGTGGTCAAAGATTGTGGCAAATTTTGCCATTGGGACCCACTGGCTATGAGCACTCGCCCTATACCATGAATTTTAGTGCTTTTGCTGGAAATCCACTGCTGATCAGTCTAGAGCAGTTGGTACAACAGGGTTTACTATCTCAAGAGGAATTGACGCCCCTACCCGAGAGTGCACAAGATCACCCCAACCGAGTTAACTTTGACGCAGTAATTCCTCACAAGACAAAATTCCTCCGTCTTGCTTACGAACGTTTCCAGCAATCTTTAAACGAAAAACCGAACCCTGTGTTTGAGCAATTTTGTCAGACACAGTCAGCTTGGCTTGACGATTACGTGCTGTTCATGGCACTACTGGAAGCGAACGATGGCAAAGCGTGGAGTCAATGGGAAAGTGCGATCGCCCGCCGTGAATCCAGTGCTTTGATGGCTGCTGCTGAGAATTTAAAGGAAGCTATATCCTACCACAAGTTTTTGCAATTTATAGTGTTCCAGCAGTGGTCTCAACTGCGTGCCTATGCCAACGGCAAAAATATCCAAATTGTTGGAGATATTTCGATTTATGTCTGTCACAACAGCGCTGATGTGTGGGCAAACCCGGATATCTTTCAACTCGATCCGCAAACACTAGAACCAGCCTACATTGCGGGAGTGCCACCAGATTACTTCTCTGCTACCGGGCAACTGTGGGGAAATCCAGTTTACGATTGGGATAAGTTGCTGCAAACCAACTTTGCTTGGTGGATCGAACGCTTTCGGGCGACATTACAGTATGTAGACATTGTCAGAATTGACCACTTCCGGGGTTTTGAAGCTTACTGGCGCGTACCTGCTGGGGAAGAAACAGCCATCAATGGCGAGTGGGTGAAAGCACCTGGGGTCGAATTTTTTGAAACTTTGGGAGATACCTTGGGCAGTTTGCCTGTGATGGCAGAGGATTTAGGTATTATTACACCAGAAGTAGAAGACTTGCGCGATCGCTTTGATTTCCCCGGCATGCGGATCTTGCAATTTGCCTTCGGTGGTGGTTCTGACAATGCTTACCTGCCCCATCATTATGTTAGGAATTGCGTCGTTTATCCAGGCACCCACGATAACGAAACTACACTAGGCTGGTGGCAGGGGGGAGCTAAACCTGAAGAAAAGCAAATGGTTGCCAAATACCTGGGTTATGATTCACCGGAAGAAATTCTGGAAATCAATTGGGAATTCATTCGCACGGCTTTGGCTTCAGTCGGCGATTTAGCGATTATTCCACTCCAGGATATTTTGGGTTTAGATAATAGCGGCAGAATGAACGATCCGAGTGTGAATGCAGGTAACTGGCGTTGGCGTTATACCAGTTCTGATTTACTTACCTCAGAGTTAAGTCAAAGATTGTTGGAAATGACACAACTTTACAGTCGGTAAATACGAGACGGGCTTTTGCCCGTCTTTTTTGTCAGTAGTGATTATGAACTACACACTTAACAGTGTAGGTAAAAACACTATTACTAAATTTTTTACTATTATATACCGCAAAATTACTATAGTCGCTTCCTTCAGCAATAACTATAACTATATTTAGCAACTACATATTTAAACTATGTAAATTAATTAACTAACTAAAATATATGATAGAAGAAAAAATACTGAGGTAATAATTGCTACGACTTTGCAAAAGTATAATTAGTTATGATGGCATAACAGAATGTGGTGAGACACAACCTGATGCACGGAAGCCTTGGTATATACAACTTAAGGGCAAAGAAATTTATTTGACGCTGGAAGAGCTAAAGAATACTTGGAAAGTCTCAATAAGCAAAATTGGACTTGAATTGAACAAGTCTGCTGAAATTTTTATTTGAATGAGGAAGCATGAGAAGTAATAATCCGGAAAGTATTAGACTGTACAATCTCAAAGTACGTCGTACAGAGCTAAGCAAGCAAATTCAAAAGGAGACAGACGAAGATAAGAGAAACGAAATTGAAGCAAAATTAAATCAGGTAGAGAGTGAAATTGATTTGATTTATACTAGACGAGAAGGTGAAGCTCATATTAATTGGCTTCTCTCTGAGTTTGGAGATGATGTCTTCCCAGACAGAGACTGATGCCCACAATCAGGGCATGAAAAATCGACCACCGATACACACAGATACATACAGATAGGTTACGGGTGTGCTGATCGCGCGATCGCTTTCCCTTTTCCCCGTTCCCTGTTCCCCCAACCCTATTTTCAAGCTAGATAAGAGTATTCGCCATAACCTTCGCTGTCGTTTCTGGCCAACTTCCCAATTTGCAAAACAGCCTCTACATTGTCCAAAATCAGCAGGCAATGAGAAGAACATAAACATTGAAGTAAATATCTGATCTGAGTTTTTGCTTCCTGTTGGTTTGGCAAAAAGGGGACAAGTTCACCTAAAGGACTTGCTAGCGGTTCTGTACTAAGCTGCGATCGCCAGATCGCCTGCTCGAACTCATCTTCTATTTGTGTTACCAACTTCGCAGCTAAGGAAGTTTTGTCTATTTCCCTAAAACTTACAAATGCTACTAGTCTGCATTTATCTTGTAGTATCCATTGTCTAAGCTTGCCGAATTCTTCTGTGCGTTCCAAGAAAGCCGAAGTATTAGGTACATCACTAAAATCTTGTCGTTTCTTTTTTTCCTTATAATTCAGAATTTCTTGAGTCTGTTGATATCGCTCCAATGCTTGTCGAAAGTTCTTTTTCGTAATTTTCTCTCCTAATGCTTGAGATAGCAAATTCCATAATAAAGATCCTACATCCTTCTTTATATAGTCGAGGCAGTAGCCACGATCGTTGGCAAACTGTTCGTAGGTTTGATTTTCATAAGATGCTTTCAATAAATCACTTTGTAGGTCAGTTAGATGTCTGCCAGTTGATTCATAGACCACTTTATCCGCCATGTTTAATAACTCTTTAATATTCATATTTACAACTCGTTAGATGAATCTTATTCAGGCAACAAAAATTTATAAACCGAGAAAAATTCTCAGTCCTAAATCAATTTTTGAATATTGTCAATTGAAGGTGCTTAGTTTCACACTAAGAGGATATTTTAAAAGTATTATTTCACACTCAAATCGACAGTGATAAAACGCTGTTAAATGAGACTTTTCACATCTGCATAAGTTTAAAACGAGATTTTTCAAGAGACTGTACAACTAGACTAAGTCTGTATATTAGGGAATTATATTCGCCCAATACTTTCGCAACATCGCCTAAGTATATTCTCTAATTTAGATAATACTGAGTATTGATTGTTTTATTTCAGTCTTTGTCTTCTCTTCAAGATTTCCTTATTGTTCTTTCAAATCAAAAACTTTTGTAACCTGAATGACTTGAGTAACAGATCGATGTTTACTGCATGAACCTGAATCTTTTCCAATCTCCCACTTAATCCCACAAAACCCCCCTCGTGTTTTTTTGTGATTCTTGAGAATATCGAATTGTGATGAATAACGAACAGAAAAGGTTTGGACAACTCAATACTTAAAGAGTAACTCAAGTGGCAACTATCACAGATAACAATGACCGACTTCATCTAAAAAACCTCAAATGCTTAGAAAAGCTTTAAGAACATTAGCTAACCACTCATTACTATGTCTGCTTGTAGTAGTCAGCATAAATGTAGAAGCCCAAGCACAATCTATCAATAACTCTGTTAATTCCCAATCTCAACCCAATCAAGAGCAGACTCTTGATAACCAGCAACGAAACTCTGCTGCTATTAATCAAACTGGAGTCTATAACCTTGGTGAATCAGCTGCTTATAAGATTCAAGGGCTAGCTGGAATCCAGGTTGTCTGTCCCCGACCATCTTTAATATTAGGAACTTCCTTTAGTTCCTTTGATGGGATTAGCTTCTCCAACAATGCTTCTTATGGTGTGAATGTTGCTTTCGTTATTCCTCTAGGTGGAAACCTAGAAGGTACCTGCAAGCGGATGGCTGAAACCATTGCTCGTAAGACTCAATATGATGTAGAGATTATCAATGCTCGCGCCTGTGCTGAACTAATCGGTGCTGGTGTGCAATTAAGCCCCGACAGTTTCCCAACTATTTATGCTGTCTGTAAAGGGGTTGCTATAAAGAGAACTAATACAAATGAACCTAACAAACCGCTCAGGTTCCAGTCTCAAGAATTACCCAAATATGAGGCTGAAAACAACAACTAATTTCACAAAAAGGATAAAGTTATGAAGAAAGTTCTTGGTTTCGCTATTCTTGCTACCTTTTTAGCTACTCCTGCTTTTGCTGGTGAAACTTTTGTCCGTAACGAGTGGACAAAGAGCCACACCTATACAGACACTGACTTAAAACTTGATTCTACAACCACCTCTAATCGCAACGAATACTACAATTCTTTTGCTGATAAAATTTACATAGATGGTGACGTTAACACCAAATATTCTTGGGGTGGTAAAGAAGTTTCGTTTGAGGATTTTACTGTTCACACCGCAGGTTCTAGTCTGTACGGTAACTTTCATGAAAGTGTAGTGAGCAAAGTAACTGGTACTATCGAGTCTATTACTAACTCATACACTAATTCTCACGAAACAAGTGCAGGTGTTCGTTAGTTCTGATACAGTTTGATGTGATTTGAAAAGATTGTAGGGTGGGTATTCCACCCTTTTTCTTATGAAATATTTAATATTGTTATCTCTCGCGCTGTCGGGATGGATTGCCTTCATCTATTCCCATAAAAGTTTTTTTATTGGTCAATTTCCTATCTTGTCTATGAACTCTATGTTCAAAATATCTAATCAAATTCATCACGATAATATACAGATTCAGCAAACAGATTTGCAATCTCAAATCAAGCAAGATTTATATAACTCTATATCTACAGGAATGTCCTATGATGAAGTGCGTTCCATCATCGGCTGGGATGGCATCTTGATTTATCAAAATGATATTGATTACGCTGGTGGAGAAATTCATGAGAAGATTTACCAGTGGAATAATCAAGATATTTATTCCACTGACAACGAATCTCAAAGAGCAGATAGTAGGAATCCATACTGGAGTGTCACACTCCAATTTCAAAATAATATCCTCATTAATAAAGCATCCTTTAACCTAGAACCTTAAGCATTATGTAAAAATAACTTGAATAAATACTACGTTAATCCGAAAATAAACTTATTTGGCAGAAGATACCAAATAACCTTCTGCTGGGCGAAGACTAAAGCAGCAAATCCCAAACCTGCTAAGCGTTAAACAGTTGTCTAATTAATTTTGATAGATTTGTAGTGGGGGCTTTAGCCCTCATTTAAGCATTAAAGTGCTTACTACAAGCTTCCTTAGACTGTCATAATCTTTGTGGCAGATCACTAGTCTGTGAGTGATAAATGGTGCAACGAGGTTGCGATCGCACCTGCGCAACCAGCCTAAAATTAGCTCATACCAACTTGCGTTCAGATGTAGCAATTCGTGCCCTCTCCCCCTCCCCTCTCCCAAATTGGGAGAGGGGTGCCGGCAGGCGGGGTGAGGGAAGTACTATCTTTGACTGCAACTTAGTATCAGTCACAAAGGCTCCCAATAATTGCCACCAAAGGGTGTAGAACCCAATGTGCACATTTACTCATAGCAAAACTCCATCACTGAAACTCTGCTTTTTCAATCGTGGCGCGAAAGAATTCTAAATAACGTTCTGTACCAAACCACCAACCGACGCTCATTTGGGATGGAATTGTGAAGCCGCCAAACTTTTGTTCTGCTTGCACTTCTGCTCCAAATGGAATATAAGCCCAACTACCATTCTCTGTCTTGTCTCCCCAACGCAGCAGAGAAACCTTAAGTAGTTTACCATTGGCGTCTACAACCAGCGTTAGCGTTACAGGTTCATCATCAATGATAAGATGTGCTTGCGCAGTGTTCTCATCAATAGCCTTCCAAATCACACCTTGTTGAGGTAGCAAAGCAGAGGGTAGCCACATAAACTCTGCTGCCAGTCGTCCAATGCTAGAGCGGGCAATATCGTGAGTGTGAGCATTTACTAAAGGAATGATTCCCCACAGAGAAAACTGCATTTTGCCCGAGCCGTTGCTGTAGTAATCAGCACCTACAATTTTAGACAAACCACTACCGACGGCTGCTTTCCAGACGAATCCTTTTAGCACTGAAATGATCTCTTTGGCTCGCATCGGCATCCAAGGTTGATCTGGCGCTAGCCTAAAACTGCCACTCATTTCCAGATTTACGGAAGATGCCAGGGGTGTTCCTGGTGCGATTGCATGTAAAAAGTAGCGCTTTGCAGGAGCGGGTAATCCTGCAACCATATCCTCTGTAAAAACATTTTCTGTAGGTGCGGATGCGAGTGTTTGCCAGATTTTATTTACTTCGTTGCTATTTTTTATTTGGACTATGACTAAAGTTAAGAATGCGATCGCTAGTAACGCTGCGATGCTGAGTAAAATTTTTGTCAACATTTCGAGTTAGATTCAACCTGAATTTATCTCAAATTTAGGATCAAAAAATGAGAAACTTTTGAGGAACTGAACTACAGAGTTGGAATTCTTTTCCCTAAAACGCGATCGCAAACTCAGCAACCCTTGGTAAAAATGAGAAAAAATTATCAGTTTCCTCTGACTCGGTACTTTCAACTTATGCGGATGAGCATCATTGTGCTGGTGTTCGTGATGAGCTTGCTGCTGGTTCCTGCTCAAGCACAATCTACTAAAAATGCTCCCGTTGCCATAGATGGTAGGCTAGTTTTCCGTGTCAGCAATACTGAGCGATTAAGCGCCCCAGAAAGAGCTAACTTCATTAGTTCTCAATTGCAAGCAATCGTAAAATCTCAAGAAGCACCAGATATTAAAATTGAACGACGCAACGAATCTCCAATCATCTTTATTAATGGTCGTTATTTGCTGACTGTCACCCAAAGCGATATCGTTGCTGCTAGCAATCCTGAAGAACAAGCTGGTATGTGGGCTGAGGATATTCGCAATGCGATTCAAAAAGCTCAAAACGAGAGAAGCACACAGTTTATTCGCAACACATCCATACTGAGTGTTGTGATTGTTTTGATGGCAGTTGGTATAAATCGAGTGTTGGGAATTTTGTGGCAACTCACACAGTACCGAGTCTCTCAACTGCTGGTGTCGGCTGATTCATCTGGCGATAACCAAATCCAAAATACATCTCGGTTGCTATTCAAAGCCACACTGCTGTTAGCACGGATTGCTCTTTGGGTGGGGGTTGCCCTCTATATCACAAATTTATTCCCTGTTACCCGGCAATGGAGCTATAACATAGCCAGCAGCATTATTGCTAGCCTCACCTCTCCAATTTTTTCGCTTGGGCAAAAAGCCTACTCGCTCACAGACATCTTAATTTTAGTCGTCTTGCTCTTTGGGTTAATTATATTTACAGGTACGA harbors:
- the treS gene encoding maltose alpha-D-glucosyltransferase; the protein is MQNPTLKDDPLWFKDAVIYEVPVRAFADSDSDGIGDFCGLTQKLDYLQDLGVTAVWVLPFFPSPLRDDGYDIADYTSVNPIYGNLEDFKAFLTAAHQRGIRVIIELIVNHTSDQHPWFQRARRSPAGSPERDFYVWSDTPEKYQEARIIFKDFETSNWAWDPVAKAYYWHRFYSHQPDLNFENPVVQQALFDVVDFWLEMGVDGLRLDAVPYLYEREGTNCENLPQTHAFLKKLRLHIDDKFPNRMLLAEANQWPEDAVQYYGEGDECHMDFHFPLMPRLYMALHMEDSFPIIDILQQTPHIPDNCQWALFLRNHDELTLEMVSDEDRDYMYKVYAQDPQARINLGIRRRLAPLMGNNRRRIELMNALLMSLPGTPVLYYGDEIGMGDNIYLGDRNGVRTPMQWSPDRNGGFSSANPQRLYAPLIVDPEYHYEAINVEAQRANSNSLWWWTKRLIATRGRYQAFGRGTFEFLYPENRKVLAFTRNYNDEHILIVANLSRFVQTVELDLSAFNGMVPVEIFGRSAFPAIGESPYFLSLGPHAFYWFTLQMQPSFTCPIRNPNQIPKLVVGDKWQNIFAKGEAKRTLEAMLPNFLCSCTWFDGKLRIIQSTHIIEAIPLCYKDVEAYIVLVQVDYTEGDPQTYVLTLAYEADGVGSDRFSTNIEQVVAQIYVQGKKEVGVLFDAFGHKDFLSIPLHAITHHQCYEGMLGKLVATTTEDYPETLSNISESITSVFLEPHLLKGEHTNTGIIYGDRLFCKIFRKVETGINPDLEIGRFLTKISATKGIPHPEHLAPVAGALEYHRKGAEPMTLGILRKYIPDIRDAWSYTLDSLRDFFELVLPKYVDITDIELPPSLLQAALEVPIPEMAQEFMGNYLRSAELLGLRTAELHIALASDIEDVDFAPEPFSSFYQRSIYQNMRNQAGQTLILLNKLLVQLPTDVQPLAKMVLNQREWILGRFQEILNHKITAMRTRCHGKYSLDEVLYTGKDFIIIDFEGNSDRPLSERRMKRSPLRDVASMLESLYYASRVALRNEKESGILRPDDLPLVEHWQQFFFCWSSVAFLKSYLATSDHAAFVPKHPSELRVLVDAFLLEKVILELDYELRNRPTWVEVPLQRILELLQNSK
- the malQ gene encoding 4-alpha-glucanotransferase, giving the protein MSFQRASGILLHPTCLPSRFGIGDLGQSAYEFVDFLQRSGQRLWQILPLGPTGYEHSPYTMNFSAFAGNPLLISLEQLVQQGLLSQEELTPLPESAQDHPNRVNFDAVIPHKTKFLRLAYERFQQSLNEKPNPVFEQFCQTQSAWLDDYVLFMALLEANDGKAWSQWESAIARRESSALMAAAENLKEAISYHKFLQFIVFQQWSQLRAYANGKNIQIVGDISIYVCHNSADVWANPDIFQLDPQTLEPAYIAGVPPDYFSATGQLWGNPVYDWDKLLQTNFAWWIERFRATLQYVDIVRIDHFRGFEAYWRVPAGEETAINGEWVKAPGVEFFETLGDTLGSLPVMAEDLGIITPEVEDLRDRFDFPGMRILQFAFGGGSDNAYLPHHYVRNCVVYPGTHDNETTLGWWQGGAKPEEKQMVAKYLGYDSPEEILEINWEFIRTALASVGDLAIIPLQDILGLDNSGRMNDPSVNAGNWRWRYTSSDLLTSELSQRLLEMTQLYSR
- a CDS encoding mechanosensitive ion channel family protein, with protein sequence MRKNYQFPLTRYFQLMRMSIIVLVFVMSLLLVPAQAQSTKNAPVAIDGRLVFRVSNTERLSAPERANFISSQLQAIVKSQEAPDIKIERRNESPIIFINGRYLLTVTQSDIVAASNPEEQAGMWAEDIRNAIQKAQNERSTQFIRNTSILSVVIVLMAVGINRVLGILWQLTQYRVSQLLVSADSSGDNQIQNTSRLLFKATLLLARIALWVGVALYITNLFPVTRQWSYNIASSIIASLTSPIFSLGQKAYSLTDILILVVLLFGLIIFTGTTTNLLRSRILGRMRISRGAQEAIAIIFKYALISFGTVVLLQIWGLDLSSLTIVASALGVGIGFGFQDIAKNFGSGLVLLFERPIQVGDFIEVGEYMGTVEYIGARSVVIRTLDRVSIIVPNSRFLETEVINWSHRNPVSRIHLPVGVAYTSDVNLVKSALIEAAIGHPEVLKLPQPQVFFLGFGDSAINFELLVWIDKPHQQAPIMSDIYFLIEASFRKHNIEIPFPQRDLNMRTGDLPIKLSSELEQALLRLTQGMNGKGRSHETESRRGNP
- a CDS encoding DUF6920 family protein produces the protein MLTKILLSIAALLAIAFLTLVIVQIKNSNEVNKIWQTLASAPTENVFTEDMVAGLPAPAKRYFLHAIAPGTPLASSVNLEMSGSFRLAPDQPWMPMRAKEIISVLKGFVWKAAVGSGLSKIVGADYYSNGSGKMQFSLWGIIPLVNAHTHDIARSSIGRLAAEFMWLPSALLPQQGVIWKAIDENTAQAHLIIDDEPVTLTLVVDANGKLLKVSLLRWGDKTENGSWAYIPFGAEVQAEQKFGGFTIPSQMSVGWWFGTERYLEFFRATIEKAEFQ